The Megalops cyprinoides isolate fMegCyp1 chromosome 10, fMegCyp1.pri, whole genome shotgun sequence genome window below encodes:
- the gsk3ab gene encoding glycogen synthase kinase 3 alpha b — protein MSGSGRPRTSSFAEPPGVSGTASSAAGSAVAGGSTSGKSGASQASGGSSSGFGSLKLSRDSGKVTTVVATPGQGPDRPQEVSYTDIKVIGNGSFGVVYQARLIDSQEMVAIKKVLQDKRFKNRELQIMRKLDHCNIVRLRYFFYSSGEKKDEVYLNLVLDFVPETVYRVARHFNKAKTTIPIIYVKVYMYQLFRSLAYIHSQGVCHRDIKPQNLLVDPETAILKLCDFGSAKQLVRGEPNVSYICSRYYRAPELIFGATDYTSNIDIWSAGCVLAELLLGQPIFPGDSGVDQLVEIIKVLGTPTREQIREMNPNYTEFKFPQIKAHPWTKVFKPRTPPEAIALCSRLLEYTPVTRLSPLEACAHAFFDELRQPGARLPSGRELPLLFNFSPVELSIQPQLNSTLIPPHARAQTSPASHEGSVSDSPAQPSPAPGPLSNST, from the exons ATGAGCGGCAGCGGGCGGCCCAGGACCAGCTCGTTTGCCGAGCCACCGGGGGTGTCCGGAACCGCTTCATCCGCCGCCGGATCGGCCGTTGCCGGGGGCAGCACCTCAGGAAAGTCCGGGGCGTCGCAGGCCTCAGGGGGCAGCTCGTCCGGATTCGGGAGTCTGAAGCTGAGCA gaGACAGTGGCAAGGTGACGACTGTGGTGGCCACGCCTGGCCAAGGACCGGACCGCCCACAGGAAGTGTCCTACACGGACATCAAGGTTATCGGCAATGGGTCCTTCGGCGTTGTGTACCAGGCACGCCTCATCGACAGCCAGGAGATGGTGGCCATCAAGAAGGTGCTGCAGGACAAGAGGTTTAAG AACCGTGAGCTACAGATCATGAGGAAGCTGGACCACTGCAACATTGTGAGGCTACGCTACTTCTTCTACTCCAGCGGCGAGAAG AAAGACGAGGTGTATCTCAACCTGGTGCTGGACTTCGTGCCAGAGACTGTGTACAGGGTAGCTCGGCACTTCAACAAGGCCAAGACCACCATCCCCATCATCTACGTCAAG GTGTACATGTACCAGCTGTTCCGCAGCCTGGCCTACATCCATTCCCAGGGTGTCTGTCACAGAGACATCAAGCCCCAGAACCTGCTGGTGGACCCCGAGACTGCCATCCTCAAGCTGTGTGACTTCGGGAG CGCAAAGCAGCTGGTCCGCGGCGAGCCCAACGTCTCCTACATCTGCTCGCGGTACTACCGCGCCCCCGAGCTCATCTTCGGGGCCACCGACTACACCTCCAACATCGACATCTGGTCGGCGGGCTGCGTGCTGGCCGAGCTGCTGCTGGGACAGCCCATCTTCCCCGGGGACAGCGGGGTGGACCAGCTGGTGGAGATCATCAAG GTCTTGGGGACCCCAACGAGGGAACAGATCCGGGAGATGAACCCCAACTACACAGAGTTCAAATTCCCGCAGATCAAAGCACACCCCTGGACAAAG gTGTTTAAGCCGCGCACCCCGCCGGAGGCCATCGCGCTGTGCTCCCGGCTGCTGGAGTACACGCCCGTGACGCGGCTCTCTCCGCTGGAGGCCTGCGCCCACGCCTTCTTCGACGAGCTCCGCCAGCCAGGCGCCCGCCTGCCGAGCGGCCGAGAGCTGCCCCTGCTCTTCAACTTCAGCCCTGTTG agctgTCTATCCAGCCCCAGCTGAACTCCACTCTCATTCCTCCTCATGCCCGTGCACAGACGTCGCCCGCTTCGCACG agggcagtgtgtcagacagcccagcccagcccagcccagcacCTGGACCTCTCAGCAACAGCACCTGA
- the znf526 gene encoding zinc finger protein 574 yields MSVQQEETEGLYVQHQYMCSECHQLFNTLEEVLVHQQSHTGAEGEEGEEVEPEVGQAEAQQALGESQYQCLECGTLLRTPEELLLHQELHMREGGVETDHELCEVVESSETVTVPPVSGQIQYQCLECLALFDTPEVWLAHRQTHSKSGTQNTLSDTEFVLQADGTVTPLVSVQNLVVSEQRAGDILTLAQVLAAQQQASPVPPAPPPRAALLPSLSPMPGSATLRLQICTAQALADGSTAPGLRRAKLLPPLLPSCSPLDAGGAGKAEGAEPRYQCVEVGLGQGGEGEAGKEGDDGAGEVVIIHPYECSECALLFQTPEDFLQHQGEHFLGQDKESGEEGVMEGEEEEEEEGGDEVLEAGPEENGGPEEERPRGPTLSHRRQHSTFLPPRPRQPPAPPLSLQCGECQRTFTSANRLSAHRRVHEHGTHECPECDKVFKKPASLQTHMRTHSGEARYLCVDCGHGFTTEMTLIIHRKSHTAEPLHRCQFCAKTFTNMTKFLYHRRTHTGTEGPLAAGGAALGSLAPPGVSVTDAEPGADPAAPSPAPPPRAAFPCPACGKAFPSQLCLVRHRRTVHVTERRFKCGVCGKPFKKQIHVRNHLRVHTGERPFQCSDCGKTFSSLANLSRHGLTHSGLRPYRCDVCHKAFTQSSNLRQHRLLHASPAPFPCPDCPAAFLRPAKLAAHRYAQHPGAPAPYPCPHCPAGFLRKRQRDRHCLEAHPELVHAEADAPLLVADATHPAPAEGATLDQTAPAGGPDPAAGIPLPPRGGLDCAVCGKRLNSAANLRLHQLSHARRRPAPPSSSSAAPRGKGHQCPVCGKLFVSSSGVALHQRVHTGERPFPCPQCGKRFRQNTHLREHLRTHSGERPFRCDTCGKGFVQSMHLAEHRRTHTGERPHVCAVCGKAFKTFSNLRSHRKTHARALQEEGAAAAAGGA; encoded by the exons ATGAGCGTCcagcaggaggagacagaggggctgTACGTGCAGCACCAGTACATGTGCAGCGAGTGCCACCAGCTCTTCAATAccctggaggaggtgctggtgCACCAGCAGAGCCACACAGGGGCcgagggggaggaaggggaggaagtGGAGCCGGAGGTGGGCCAGGCGGAAGCCCAGCAGGCCCTGGGGGAGAGCCAGTACCAGTGCCTGGAGTGCGGCACCCTCCTCAGGACGCccgaggagctgctgctgcaccaggAGCTTcacatgagagagggaggcgtgGAGACGGACCacg AGCTGTGCGAGGTGGTGGAGTCCAGCGAAACCGTGACGGTGCCCCCGGTGTCCGGCCAGATACAGTACCAGTGTCTGGAATGCCTGGCCCTGTTTGACACGCCAGAGGTGTGgctggcacacagacagacgcacagcAAGAGCGGCACACAGAACACCCTGTCTGATACG GAGTTTGTGCTGCAGGCAGACGGGACTGTTACCCCTTTAGTCAGTGTTCAGAATTTGGTTGTGAGTGAACAGCGAGCCGGAGACATACTCACCCTGGCTCAG gtGCTGGCGGCTCAGCAGCAGGCGAGCCCCGTGCCCCCGGCCCCCCCGCCGCGGGCCGCCCTGCTGCCCTCCCTGTCCCCCATGCCGGGCTCGGCCACCCTGCGGCTGCAGATCTGCACGGCGCAGGCCTTGGCGGACGGCTCCACGGCCCCCGGCCTCCGCCGCGCCAAGCTTCTGCCCCCGCTGCTGCCCAGCTGCTCCCCGCTGGACGCCGGCGGCGCGGGGAAGGCGGAGGGCGCGGAGCCGCGGTACCAGTGCGTGGAGGTGGGGCTGGGGCaggggggcgagggggaggCGGGGAAGGAGGGCGACGACGGGGCGGGCGAGGTGGTCATCATCCACCCGTACGAGTGCTCCGAGTGCGCCCTGCTCTTCCAGACCCCCGAGGACTTCCTGCAGCACCAGGGCGAGCACTTCCTGGGCCAGGACAAGGAGAGCGGGGAGGAGGGCgtgatggagggggaggaggaggaggaggaggagggcggggaTGAGGTGCTGGAGGCGGGGCCGGAGGAGAACGGCGGGCCGGAGGAGGAGCGGCCCCGGGGCCCCACCCTCTCGCACCGGCGGCAGCACAGCACCTTCCtcccgccccgcccccgccagcccccggccccgcccctctccctgcagtgcGGCGAGTGCCAGCGCACCTTCACGTCGGCCAACCGGCTGTCGGCGCACCGGCGTGTGCACGAGCACGGCACGCACGAGTGCCCCGAGTGCGACAAGGTGTTCAAGAAGCCGGCGTCGCTGCAGacgcacatgcgcacgcacTCCGGAGAGGCCCGATACCTCTGCGTGGACTGCGGACACGGCTTCACCACCGAGATGACCCTCATCATTCACAG AAAGTCCCACACTGCAGAGCCCCTCCACAGGTGCCAGTTCTGTGCCAAGACCTTCACCAACATGACCAAGTTCCTGTACCACCGCCGCACCCACACC GGCACCGAGGGGCCCCTCGCGGCGGGCGGCGCTGCGCTCGGCTCCCTGGCGCCCCCCGGCGTCAGCGTCACCGACGCGGAGCCCGGCGCCGACCCCGCGGCCCCgtccccggccccgcccccccgcgCGGCCTTCCCCTGCCCCGCCTGCGGCAAGGCCTTCCCCTCGCAGCTGTGCCTGGTGCGGCACCGCCGCACGGTGCACGTGACGGAGCGCCGCTTCAAGTGCGGCGTGTGCGGCAAGCCCTTCAAGAAGCAGATCCACGTGCGCAACCACCTGCGCGTGCACACGGGCGAGCGGCCCTTCCAGTGCAGCGACTGCGGCAAGACCTTCTCCTCGCTCGCCAACCTGTCGCGCCACGGCCTCACGCACTCGGGCCTGCGGCCGTACCGCTGCGACGTCTGCCACAAGGCCTTCACCCAGTCCTCCAACCTGCGGCAGCACCGGCTGCTGCAcgccagccccgcccccttcccctgccccgACTGCCCCGCCGCCTTCCTGCGGCCCGCCAAGCTGGCCGCCCACCGCTACGCCCAGCACCCGGGGGCGCCCGCGCCCTacccctgcccccactgccccGCCGGCTTCCTGCGCAAGCGGCAGCGGGACCGCCACTGCCTGGAGGCGCACCCGGAGCTCGTCCACGCCGAGGCCGACGCCCCCCTGCTCGTGGCCGACGCCACCCACCCCGCTCCCGCGGAGGGCGCGACCCTCGACCAGACCGCCCCCGCCGGGGGCCCCGACCCGGCCGCCGGCATCCCCCTGCCTCCCCGCGGGGGCCTGGACTGCGCCGTCTGCGGCAAGCGGCTCAACTCGGCCGCCAACCTGCGCCTGCACCAGCTGAGCCACGCCCGCCGCCGCccggccccgccctcctcctcctccgccgcGCCCCGCGGGAAGGGCCACCAGTGCCCCGTGTGCGGGAAGCTGTTCGTGTCGTCGTCGGGCGTGGCGCTGCACCAGCGCGTGCACACGGGCGAGCGGCCGTTCCCGTGCCCGCAGTGCGGCAAGCGCTTCCGGCAGAACACCCACCTGCGCGAGCACCTGCGCACGCACTCGGGCGAGCGGCCCTTCCGCTGCGACACCTGCGGCAAGGGCTTCGTGCAGAGCATGCACCTGGCCGAGCACCGCCGCACACACACCGGCGAGCGGCCCCACGTCTGCGCCGTCTGCGGCAAGGCCTTCAAGACCTTCTCCAACCTGCGCAGCCACCGCAAGACGCACGCCCGggccctgcaggaggagggggcggcggcggcggcgggcggggcc